In the genome of Dermacentor andersoni chromosome 3, qqDerAnde1_hic_scaffold, whole genome shotgun sequence, one region contains:
- the LOC126540709 gene encoding uncharacterized protein: protein MACSNNLCICPSASPGPMTAHGSLCYATDPSSSWMSLLLPLSGFVLIILAVCVCASTQWSSGPRWAKSYIGDKESAPTLIVWSQASIGDQTLSGPLELHPASQNTDSLVQQQQHMDSELFSGGFYSPRDSWLAAMAERSSELTNQLNSVTELRGLCSAPDEPFVRPVLSGEEMYSKYPHLRLILSSTSSSSAQVAPERPPTSPIPVHTEITLSASRQSTEARLRLGDSPTGLEKTFFIVWKSAYETGRKKERKE, encoded by the exons ATGGCTTGCTCCAACAACCTGTGCATCTGCCCATCCGCGTCCCCGGGGCCAATGACCGCGCATGGCAGTCTCTGCTACGCCACAG ACCCTTCAAGCTCCTGGATGAGCCTCCTGCTGCCACTTTCAGGCTTTGTCCTCATCATCCTGGCAGTTTGCGTCTGCGCCTCCACGCAATG GAGTTCCGGTCCGCGCTGGGCCAAGAGCTACATCGGCGACAAGGAGTCCGCACCGACGCTTATCGTATGGTCCCAGGCGAGCATTGGCGACCAGACACTCAGCGGTCCGCTCGAGCTTCATCCAGCGTCGCAGAACACCGACTCGctggtgcagcagcagcagcacatggACAGCGAGCTGTTCAGCGGTGGTTTCTACAGCCCGCGTGACTCGTGGCTGGCAGCCATGGCCGAGCGCTCCTCGGAACTGACCAACCAGCTGAACTCGGTGACAGAGCTGCGCGGGCTATGCAGCGCCCCGGACGAGCCGTTCGTGCGACCCGTGCTGAGTGGCGAGGAGATGTACTCGAAGTACCCGCACTTGCGGCTCATActgtcctcgacgtcttcgtcgtcgGCTCAAGTGGCTCCGGAACGGCCACCAACGTCGCCGATCCCGGTCCACACGGAGATAACGCTGAGCGCCAGTCGCCAGAGCACTGAGGCAAGGTTGCGACTGGGCGATAGTCCGACAGGCCTTGAAAAGACGTTCTTTATTGTTTGGAAAAGTGCATATGAAACagggaggaagaaagaaaggaaggaataa